TTAATTAAAGAATTTatcttaaatatgtatatatgtcgATTGAAATATCCATCTAAGTTTAACatagtattaatatatttattgtagtttaattttctaatttatCTTAGAGAAGTTTTCATTAATGTTTTTAAGATATATCagattatgttttaattatatttatttgtattagtTAATCACATTTACAACCACTAggtacatgatttttttttaaagtagcaAATACATGTTGCTGaagaaaaatatgtaaatatataataaatggaTAATATAAAGAGTTTAGCAAAACAAGAATAATATAAAGATATGAAAtacattttattatgttttctgGACTGATATGGTCGGAGCCACAACTTGTGTTCTGTTGCTTCTGTATTGTCATATCCTCTTTGACTCCCTATATAGGTTCGGTTCCTACCGAGATCACGAACAATACATCAAAAACAATAACTCCAattaccaaaagaaaaaacaaagaattCAAAAATGGAAATTCTCACTGCATTTCTCTCCATACTTCTCACCTTAGGGTTTATACTACTCTTCTCATGTTCAACAAAAGCCCTAAAACAACAAACCAAACCACCGTCGTATCCACTCATTGGCTCAATCCTCTCCTTCAACAAAAATCGCCACCGTCTTCTCCAGTGGTACACCGATCTCCTCCGTCTCTCTCCGTCTCAAACCATCACCATCGATCTCCTCCTCAACCGCCGCACCATCATCACGGCCAACCCCGAAAACGTTGAGCACATTctcaaaacaaacttttgtAACTTCCCTAAAGGCAAACCTTTCACCGACCTCCTCGGAGATTTACTAGGCGGTGGTATCTTTAACTCTGACGGCGAGCTATGGAGCTCGCAGCGAAAACTCGCGAGCCACGAGTTTACAATGCGTTCCCTTAGGGAATTCACTTTCGAAATCCTCCGCGAAGAAGTCGAAACCCGCCTCATTCCGGTTCTTTACTCCGCGGCTGACTACTGCGGAGGAAGGACGGTGGATTTTCAGGAGATCTTGAAACGTTTTGCTTTCGATGTGGTTTGTAAAGTTTCTTTAGGTTGGGATCCGGATTGTTTGGATTTGACCCGACCTGTTCCAGATCTTGTCGAGGCTTTTGACGTAGCGGCTGCGATCAGCGCTCGCCGCGCGACGGAGCCAGTTAACGCCGTGTGGAAGCTGAAGCGTTTCTTCAACGTGGGGAGCGAAAGGAGGCTCAGAGAAGCGATCAGGACCGTGCACGTGTCCGTCTCTAAGATCATCCGTGCCAAGAAGAAGTGTCTCGATATCGGTGGTGACGTTTCAGACAAGCAAGACCTCTTGTCGAGGTTTCTTGCCGCCGGCCACGACGAGGAAGCCGTTAGAGATTCTGTTATCAGCTTTATCATGGCGGGGAGGGATACCACGTCGGCGGCCATGACGTGGCTTTTTTGGTTGTTGAGTGAAAACGATGACGTGGAGAAGAAGATACTTGAAGAAGTGAGAAACAAGGGATCTTTAGGTTTAGGGTGTGAGGATTTGAGAGAGATGAGTTACACGAAAGCTTGTCTCTGCGAAGCAATGAGGCTTTACCCACCTGTGGCGTGGGACTCAAAGCATGCAGCAAACGACGACGTTTTACCAGACGGGACACACGTCAAGGAGGGAGACAAAGTTACTTATTTCCCTTACGGTATGGGAAGGATGGAAAAAGTGTGGGGTCAAGATTGGGACCAGTTTAAACCGACCCGCTGGTTTGATGAAGAACCAAATTACGGTACAAAACCGGTTTTGAAAAGTGTGAGCTCGTTCAAGTTTCCTGTCTTCCAAGCCGGACCAAGGGTTTGTATAGGGAAAGAAATGGCGTTCATGCAGATGAAATACGtggttg
The window above is part of the Brassica napus cultivar Da-Ae chromosome C3, Da-Ae, whole genome shotgun sequence genome. Proteins encoded here:
- the LOC125583567 gene encoding cytochrome P450 94B1-like, with amino-acid sequence MEILTAFLSILLTLGFILLFSCSTKALKQQTKPPSYPLIGSILSFNKNRHRLLQWYTDLLRLSPSQTITIDLLLNRRTIITANPENVEHILKTNFCNFPKGKPFTDLLGDLLGGGIFNSDGELWSSQRKLASHEFTMRSLREFTFEILREEVETRLIPVLYSAADYCGGRTVDFQEILKRFAFDVVCKVSLGWDPDCLDLTRPVPDLVEAFDVAAAISARRATEPVNAVWKLKRFFNVGSERRLREAIRTVHVSVSKIIRAKKKCLDIGGDVSDKQDLLSRFLAAGHDEEAVRDSVISFIMAGRDTTSAAMTWLFWLLSENDDVEKKILEEVRNKGSLGLGCEDLREMSYTKACLCEAMRLYPPVAWDSKHAANDDVLPDGTHVKEGDKVTYFPYGMGRMEKVWGQDWDQFKPTRWFDEEPNYGTKPVLKSVSSFKFPVFQAGPRVCIGKEMAFMQMKYVVGLVLSRFEIIPLCKNPPVFVPLLTAHMAGGLKVKIKRRKH